The following are encoded together in the Flavihumibacter fluvii genome:
- the fbaA gene encoding class II fructose-bisphosphate aldolase, which translates to MKKYSAGVLFGEELEALYQDANVNKFALPAVNTIGTDSINAVLETAAKVNSPVIVQFSNGGAQFMAGKGMPNDKLQANISGAISGALHIHNVAKYYGVPVVLHTDHASHKWLPWISALIDAGEEFHAEKKCPLFSSHMLDLSEESLEENIQTSVQYFKRMQPLGMGIEIELGVTGGEEDGVDNSGVENDKLYTQPQHVAYAYEELGKIGKLFTVAAAFGNVHGVYSPGNVELRPVILDNSQKYIQQQFKTGEKPVNFVFHGGSGSPKNQIHETLGYGVIKMNIDTDMQWAFWEGVLGYYKKNEAYLQAQLGNPEGAEKPNKKYYDPRAWLRKGQETFISRLEEAFVDLNCINRNA; encoded by the coding sequence ATGAAAAAGTACAGCGCCGGCGTTTTATTCGGTGAAGAATTAGAAGCATTATATCAAGATGCCAATGTTAACAAATTTGCCCTGCCTGCAGTAAATACGATCGGCACGGATTCTATCAATGCCGTACTGGAAACTGCGGCCAAAGTCAACTCCCCCGTAATCGTTCAGTTCTCCAACGGTGGTGCCCAGTTCATGGCTGGGAAAGGTATGCCCAATGATAAGTTACAGGCCAATATATCAGGTGCTATATCAGGTGCCCTGCATATTCACAATGTTGCCAAATACTATGGTGTCCCTGTAGTTTTGCATACTGACCATGCTTCCCACAAATGGTTGCCCTGGATCAGTGCACTTATCGACGCCGGCGAAGAATTCCACGCAGAGAAAAAATGTCCCTTATTCAGTTCGCATATGCTAGACCTTTCTGAAGAGAGCCTGGAAGAAAATATCCAGACCTCCGTTCAGTATTTTAAGCGGATGCAACCCCTGGGCATGGGCATCGAAATTGAACTTGGTGTAACCGGTGGTGAAGAAGATGGTGTGGACAACAGCGGTGTGGAAAATGACAAACTGTATACACAGCCACAACACGTTGCCTATGCCTATGAAGAACTGGGCAAGATCGGCAAACTATTTACCGTTGCAGCTGCATTTGGAAACGTACATGGTGTGTATAGTCCGGGTAATGTTGAACTCCGTCCGGTAATCCTTGACAATAGCCAGAAATATATCCAGCAGCAATTCAAAACCGGTGAGAAGCCAGTGAATTTCGTTTTCCATGGCGGAAGCGGTTCTCCGAAAAACCAGATCCATGAAACCCTTGGTTATGGTGTGATCAAAATGAACATCGATACCGACATGCAATGGGCATTCTGGGAAGGTGTTTTAGGCTACTATAAAAAGAATGAAGCTTACCTTCAGGCCCAACTAGGTAACCCGGAAGGAGCAGAAAAGCCAAACAAGAAATATTACGATCCGCGCGCCTGGTTACGCAAGGGCCAGGAAACATTCATTAGCCGCCTTGAAGAAGCCTTCGTGGACCTGAATTGCATCAACAGGAACGCATAA
- a CDS encoding aminotransferase class I/II-fold pyridoxal phosphate-dependent enzyme: MADLFEKLVKDGGPLGQHMKRAHGYFAFPKLEGELGSRMTFRGKERIVWSLNNYLGLANHPETRKADTLAAERWGIGYPMGARMMSGNSVYHEELEKVLSSFVKREDAMLLNFGYQGIMSCIDALVNRRDVIVYDAECHACIVDGIRMHLGYSYTFKHNNIEDCEKQMERATKMAEKTGGGILLITEGVYGMSGDQGKLKEIVALKQKYDFRILIDDAHGFGAMGATGAGTDEEQNCQAGIDLYFSTFVKSMGSIGAFIAGPKDVLSYLRYNTRSQIFAKSLPMLVVEGMLKRMEMLKTMPQLREKLWTVTRTLQNGLRERGFDLGKTNTMVTPVYMKGDVPEATAMVLDLRENYNIFCSIVVYPVIPKGQIIFRLIPTAAHSAEDIELTLKAFSETKAKLDAGAYKAAEIPDMAEAM, encoded by the coding sequence ATGGCAGATCTCTTTGAAAAATTGGTGAAAGATGGCGGTCCGCTCGGCCAGCATATGAAAAGGGCTCATGGATATTTTGCGTTTCCAAAACTGGAAGGTGAATTAGGTAGCCGGATGACTTTCCGCGGGAAGGAAAGGATCGTATGGAGCCTGAATAATTACCTCGGACTGGCGAACCACCCCGAAACCCGTAAAGCAGATACCCTTGCAGCCGAACGCTGGGGAATCGGCTATCCAATGGGCGCACGGATGATGAGCGGAAATAGTGTTTACCACGAAGAACTCGAAAAAGTGCTCAGCAGCTTTGTGAAACGGGAAGATGCTATGCTGCTGAATTTCGGTTACCAGGGTATTATGAGTTGTATCGATGCCCTTGTAAACCGCCGGGATGTCATTGTATACGATGCAGAATGCCATGCATGTATTGTCGACGGCATCCGCATGCACCTGGGCTATAGTTATACTTTCAAACATAATAATATAGAAGACTGTGAAAAGCAGATGGAGCGAGCTACCAAAATGGCTGAGAAAACCGGTGGCGGTATTTTGCTCATCACAGAAGGCGTATATGGCATGAGTGGCGACCAGGGCAAACTGAAAGAAATCGTTGCCCTGAAACAGAAATATGATTTCCGCATACTCATTGACGATGCACACGGATTTGGTGCAATGGGCGCAACTGGTGCCGGTACTGATGAAGAACAAAACTGCCAGGCAGGTATCGACCTCTATTTCTCAACATTTGTTAAATCAATGGGAAGCATCGGAGCATTTATCGCCGGGCCAAAAGATGTGTTGTCTTACCTGCGCTATAATACCCGCTCCCAGATCTTCGCTAAAAGCCTGCCGATGTTGGTTGTGGAAGGGATGCTGAAAAGAATGGAGATGCTGAAGACCATGCCCCAGCTCAGGGAAAAACTCTGGACCGTAACCCGAACGCTTCAAAATGGACTGCGTGAAAGGGGATTTGACCTGGGTAAGACAAATACCATGGTAACACCGGTGTATATGAAAGGGGATGTTCCGGAGGCTACTGCCATGGTACTCGACCTCCGCGAAAATTATAATATTTTCTGTTCAATAGTGGTGTACCCGGTAATCCCGAAAGGCCAGATCATTTTCAGGCTGATCCCTACAGCCGCACACTCTGCAGAAGATATCGAACTCACGCTTAAGGCATTCTCCGAAACCAAGGCCAAGCTCGATGCCGGTGCCTATAAAGCGGCAGAGATCCCGGATATGGCAGAAGCGATGTGA
- a CDS encoding class I fructose-bisphosphate aldolase, whose product MPSKNVQELLGDKAAFLLEHKCSTIDQAQLSLPSPNHVEEIWINSNRNNQVLRSLQQILSHGRLANTGYCSIFPVDQGIEHSAGSAFAPNPIYFDPENIIRLAVEGGCNAVASTFGVLGIMSRKYAHRIPFIVKINHNELLSIPNRYDQTLFGSVRAAWNMGALAIGATIYWGSTESIRQLKEIAEAFELAHELGMATILWCYTRNNGFKVDGVDYHTSADLTGQANHLGVTLQADIIKQKLPTNNGGYLAIKQGKTNPLVYERLTSDHPIDLCRYQVANCYMGKVGLINSGGESKGASDLTTAVETAIINKRAGGMGLILGRKAFQRPFADGVDLLHAIQDIYLDKDITIA is encoded by the coding sequence ATGCCTTCAAAAAATGTCCAAGAACTATTAGGCGACAAAGCCGCTTTCCTGCTTGAACACAAGTGTTCAACAATTGACCAGGCGCAACTTTCCCTACCCTCACCAAACCATGTTGAAGAAATATGGATCAACAGCAACCGCAACAACCAGGTGCTCAGGAGCCTCCAACAAATCTTATCACATGGCCGGCTTGCCAACACCGGTTACTGTTCCATTTTTCCGGTTGACCAGGGAATTGAACATAGCGCCGGGTCTGCTTTTGCTCCAAACCCCATTTATTTTGATCCGGAAAATATCATCCGGCTGGCTGTGGAAGGGGGCTGTAATGCAGTTGCTTCCACTTTCGGCGTTTTGGGCATAATGAGCCGGAAATATGCACACCGCATTCCCTTCATTGTAAAAATCAACCATAACGAATTATTAAGCATTCCTAACCGCTACGATCAAACGTTGTTTGGCTCAGTTCGCGCTGCATGGAATATGGGGGCCCTCGCCATTGGTGCAACCATCTATTGGGGAAGCACCGAAAGCATCAGGCAATTAAAAGAGATTGCCGAAGCTTTTGAATTGGCCCACGAATTGGGTATGGCCACCATCCTCTGGTGTTATACCCGTAACAATGGCTTTAAGGTGGATGGCGTGGATTACCATACCTCTGCTGATTTAACTGGCCAGGCCAACCACCTGGGCGTTACCCTGCAGGCGGATATCATCAAACAAAAACTTCCAACCAACAATGGCGGCTACCTGGCGATCAAGCAGGGCAAAACAAATCCCCTGGTCTACGAAAGACTGACTTCCGACCACCCGATTGATTTATGCCGCTACCAGGTTGCAAACTGTTATATGGGTAAAGTGGGGTTGATTAATTCTGGTGGGGAAAGCAAAGGAGCCAGCGATTTAACTACGGCAGTGGAAACTGCCATTATCAATAAAAGGGCCGGTGGAATGGGACTGATCCTGGGTCGCAAAGCCTTTCAAAGGCCTTTCGCAGATGGAGTAGACCTTCTCCATGCGATTCAGGATATCTACCTCGACAAAGACATTACTATTGCATAA
- a CDS encoding ZIP family metal transporter, with translation MNINWLLDYSPIFLALMATLFTWAVTALGASLVFLFTTINRRVLNLMLGFAAGVMIAASFWSLLDPAIKMQEAKAPGYAWVPAVVGFLSGGAFLLLIDKLLPHLHSRLPLENSEGLKTSWNRSVLLILAITLHNIPEGLAVGVAFGALANHPDPGLLTGAVALAVGIGLQNFPEGAAVAIPLRREGLSRSKAFFYGQLSGIVEPIAGVLGAYLVMTMTPILPYALSFAAGAMIFVVVEEIIPESQTGNKTDLSTIGAMIGFATMMLLDVALG, from the coding sequence ATGAATATCAATTGGTTACTTGATTATTCCCCGATTTTTTTAGCCTTGATGGCTACACTTTTTACCTGGGCAGTCACGGCATTGGGTGCTTCTTTGGTCTTTCTTTTTACAACTATCAACAGGAGGGTCTTGAATTTAATGCTCGGCTTTGCGGCAGGGGTAATGATTGCTGCCAGCTTCTGGTCACTTTTGGATCCGGCCATTAAAATGCAGGAGGCGAAGGCACCGGGCTATGCATGGGTACCTGCAGTAGTCGGTTTTTTATCCGGTGGTGCCTTTTTGTTATTGATTGACAAACTGCTTCCACACCTTCATAGCAGGTTACCACTGGAGAATTCGGAGGGCCTTAAAACATCCTGGAACAGAAGTGTATTATTAATTCTTGCTATTACGCTGCACAACATTCCCGAAGGATTGGCTGTGGGAGTAGCTTTTGGCGCATTGGCCAACCACCCTGACCCAGGGTTACTAACCGGTGCTGTCGCACTCGCCGTGGGGATAGGGTTGCAGAATTTCCCGGAAGGCGCTGCAGTTGCTATCCCATTAAGAAGGGAGGGTCTCTCCAGGTCAAAAGCTTTTTTTTACGGGCAACTTTCAGGAATCGTTGAACCTATTGCAGGTGTCCTTGGTGCCTACCTGGTCATGACCATGACACCAATACTTCCCTATGCGCTGTCATTTGCAGCTGGAGCCATGATCTTTGTTGTCGTCGAAGAGATAATTCCGGAATCCCAAACTGGCAACAAAACTGACTTATCTACCATCGGAGCCATGATTGGATTTGCCACTATGATGCTACTTGATGTTGCACTTGGATAA
- a CDS encoding radical SAM protein, which produces MTKRFFANVWKRSSHLPGGTDLLRYVANKANHIVLKARQQTKVAHPSTVMLELSAQCNLKCTICPREYGYGEEMDMGLMEEAQAKKVIDELVPYVDSIGLTGMGETLMYKKIDKIVDYIKAKNKGIVISISTNAVLPRTIEKVAALVGKLDTIQVSIDGIGEVYDAIRVQSDFTLFKNNVREIADLCRNSSTTVMLNMVVTRENFFHLTEVVQFAEEMGIGYVNYTIFNLACISGTDISYYDFYQSETFKSEVNRLKAYNTKVETTWSGLGNEKGFQTCGLPWGHFYVCWNGEMAPCCAKPFPKELSFGNVFNEGLMPVLNSAGFQDFRQKWLKNETPDFCKKCHYIDCKKIDI; this is translated from the coding sequence ATGACGAAACGTTTTTTTGCGAATGTGTGGAAAAGGAGCAGCCATTTACCGGGCGGGACTGACCTGTTGCGCTATGTGGCCAATAAAGCCAACCATATTGTCCTGAAAGCACGGCAACAAACAAAAGTTGCGCATCCGTCAACGGTAATGCTGGAACTCAGTGCACAATGTAACCTGAAATGTACGATCTGTCCACGGGAATATGGGTATGGCGAAGAAATGGATATGGGCCTGATGGAAGAGGCGCAGGCAAAAAAAGTGATCGATGAACTGGTGCCCTATGTTGATTCCATAGGCCTGACGGGTATGGGTGAGACGCTGATGTATAAAAAAATCGACAAGATCGTAGATTATATAAAGGCGAAAAACAAAGGCATAGTCATTTCCATCTCTACCAATGCTGTACTGCCCAGGACTATTGAAAAAGTGGCCGCCCTGGTGGGGAAACTGGATACCATCCAGGTTTCTATTGATGGTATAGGGGAAGTATATGATGCAATAAGGGTGCAATCTGATTTCACCCTTTTTAAAAATAATGTCCGGGAGATTGCTGACCTCTGCCGAAACAGCAGTACAACAGTGATGTTGAATATGGTGGTCACTAGGGAGAATTTTTTCCACCTGACTGAAGTGGTTCAGTTTGCTGAAGAAATGGGTATAGGTTATGTGAATTATACCATCTTCAACCTGGCCTGTATTTCAGGAACGGATATTTCCTATTATGATTTTTACCAGAGTGAAACATTTAAGTCCGAAGTTAACCGGTTGAAGGCCTACAATACAAAGGTTGAAACAACCTGGAGTGGATTAGGCAATGAAAAAGGGTTCCAGACCTGTGGCTTGCCCTGGGGTCATTTTTATGTGTGCTGGAATGGCGAGATGGCGCCTTGTTGTGCCAAACCATTTCCTAAGGAACTCAGTTTTGGGAATGTGTTCAACGAGGGATTAATGCCTGTATTAAACAGTGCGGGCTTCCAGGATTTCAGGCAGAAATGGCTGAAGAATGAAACGCCGGATTTCTGTAAAAAATGCCATTATATTGATTGTAAGAAAATTGATATTTAG
- the pafA gene encoding alkaline phosphatase PafA yields the protein MKRSLLLLFFSLTLTLSFAQKTDEPKRPKLVVGLVVDQMRWDFLYRYSDRYKANGGFSRLLNQGFSNENTFIPYTPTITACGHACVYTGSVPAIHGITGNTWYERDLGRIVYCTEDKMVKTVGTAGTAGEMSPKNMLTTTIGDELRLASNFGSKVIGIAIKDRGAILPAGHSANGAYWYNSSSGNWISSTYYGDTLPSWVSAFNSKKVVDKYYQQGWNTLYPINTYVNSTSDEQDYEGKPFAGAKGFPYDLKPMTGKNYGAISTTPYGNTMTLQLAREAIAGEGLGKGKFTDMLTVSLSSPDYIGHTFGPNSIEAEDAYLRLDQDLGEFLDYLDKQVGKGQYLLFLSADHGVAHVPAFLNSNKIPAGVFDGSKLSTGLNSILEKQFGSAKLVLGSFNYQVHLNHPLIDSLKLDKAKIIDQVISYLLTIPEITRAFSLEGLSAATLPATQKEMLAKGFFPKRSGDVQYILLPQYFEGGTTGTTHGMWNPYDAHIPLVWYGWMIRPGKSNQEVYMSDIAPTIAALLRIQMPSGSIGKPIERITR from the coding sequence ATGAAACGTTCGCTGTTGTTGTTGTTTTTTTCCCTGACCCTTACCCTGTCATTTGCCCAGAAAACGGATGAGCCAAAGCGACCCAAACTGGTTGTTGGATTGGTGGTAGACCAGATGCGTTGGGATTTCCTGTATCGTTATAGTGACCGCTATAAAGCAAACGGCGGATTCAGCCGGCTTTTAAACCAGGGCTTCTCAAATGAAAATACATTTATACCGTATACACCTACCATTACAGCCTGCGGGCATGCCTGTGTGTATACCGGATCCGTACCGGCGATACATGGTATTACCGGAAATACCTGGTATGAACGCGACCTGGGAAGGATCGTGTATTGTACCGAAGATAAAATGGTGAAAACTGTAGGAACGGCGGGGACTGCCGGGGAAATGAGCCCAAAAAACATGCTAACCACCACCATCGGCGATGAACTTCGCCTTGCTTCAAACTTTGGGTCAAAAGTAATTGGTATTGCTATAAAAGACCGGGGTGCGATTTTGCCCGCCGGGCATTCGGCCAATGGCGCTTACTGGTACAATTCGTCCAGTGGTAACTGGATCTCTTCCACTTACTATGGCGATACCTTGCCATCCTGGGTTTCTGCATTTAACAGTAAGAAAGTAGTAGATAAATATTACCAGCAGGGCTGGAATACTTTATATCCCATTAATACCTATGTGAACAGCACTTCCGACGAACAGGATTATGAAGGGAAACCATTTGCCGGAGCCAAAGGATTTCCATACGACCTGAAACCAATGACCGGAAAAAATTATGGGGCAATTTCAACTACGCCATATGGCAATACGATGACCCTGCAACTGGCCAGGGAGGCGATTGCGGGCGAAGGCCTGGGTAAAGGGAAGTTCACAGATATGCTTACGGTAAGCCTGTCCTCCCCGGATTATATAGGGCATACTTTTGGACCGAATTCCATTGAGGCTGAAGATGCTTATTTGCGGTTAGACCAGGACCTGGGAGAATTTCTTGATTACCTCGATAAGCAGGTTGGAAAAGGACAATACCTTTTATTCCTGAGTGCTGACCATGGCGTGGCCCATGTTCCTGCTTTCCTGAACAGCAATAAAATACCTGCTGGAGTATTTGACGGTAGTAAATTATCGACTGGGTTGAATTCGATTTTGGAAAAGCAATTCGGTTCCGCAAAGCTGGTGCTTGGGTCCTTCAATTACCAGGTACACCTTAACCATCCGCTGATCGATAGCCTAAAACTGGATAAGGCAAAAATAATTGACCAGGTGATTTCTTACCTGCTGACGATACCTGAAATTACCCGGGCGTTTTCATTGGAAGGATTGTCAGCAGCTACCCTACCCGCCACTCAAAAGGAAATGTTGGCTAAAGGCTTTTTTCCAAAACGGTCGGGTGATGTACAATATATCCTGCTGCCGCAATATTTCGAGGGTGGAACAACAGGAACAACCCATGGCATGTGGAATCCTTATGATGCCCATATTCCCCTGGTGTGGTATGGCTGGATGATCAGGCCGGGGAAATCAAACCAGGAAGTGTATATGTCCGACATTGCCCCGACTATCGCTGCATTATTACGCATCCAAATGCCAAGCGGATCCATCGGTAAGCCCATTGAACGGATAACCCGTTAA
- a CDS encoding M16 family metallopeptidase, producing MYQFRKELKTVACFLWLLSLVTTVVAQAQLTDRLPVDPAVRIGKLDNGLTYYIRQNKKPEQKVELRLALNAGSIVEDNDQLGLAHMAEHMAFNGTKNFRKNEIVSFLQDIGVGFGSDLNAYTGFEETVYMLPIPTDKPDNLEKGFQVLEDWAHQVTYLDEDIESERAIILEESRLGKGAQDRMFKQIYPKLFAGSKYAQRLPIGSDSIIRNFKPDVIRRLYKDWYRPNLMAVVVVGDIEPDLALSMIRKHFSGMVNPANERKREMVGIPAYTASEALIITDKEATSYMVNVNYPIKPALPQNTVGDYRNSLLRQLFTSMLNQRLQELTQQPNPPFVAAGSGFGNFIRRHENFRAYAAVGTGDIQRALDAVIEEIERARRFGFTLPELERAKKSAIMGMERMYNNRDKTESELFVDEYVRNFLSGEPIPGIAKEYSLYTEQVPFISLDEVNAVVKQLTADTNRLVYVTGPENNGTAKLPQPADLLATISAREKSAIQPYVEKLVATSLLKTKPIAGKIISRKEDKAMGVTNLVLSNGVTVTLKSTDFKNDQVLMGATRPGGKNYYGVADKYNAEYAVPVVSAMGVGEFSPTDLRKMLAGKTVSVSPIISDVSDGFKGNSGNKDIETMFQLIHLYVTMPRKDTALFRSFVQRNKSQYAALGSNPQTAFIDTMFSVMYNKDPRAPIAVPKSAYFDQVNLDRSLAIYKERVGDASGMHFAFVGSFSIDSILPLLETYLGSLPSSGKKFVPKDNGVRPVKGSRTLMVNKGKEQKSLILSFFNGEIPYSEDLELKAQALSEILNIRIIEEFREKIQGIYGGGLYASVEKYPYSNYSLVLQLPCGPEKVDTLLKATKHEFNEIITRGPQASYLDKVKKQWLEAYKTSMKENGTWLNEILEQQSIKSDPKYFLQYEQLVQKLTVKDVQATAKVLLNGKNQFTAVLMPEHVEKAAPGTKAF from the coding sequence ATGTACCAATTCAGGAAGGAATTAAAAACGGTTGCCTGTTTTTTATGGCTGTTATCGCTGGTTACTACCGTAGTCGCGCAAGCGCAGTTAACAGACCGGTTGCCGGTTGATCCAGCTGTAAGGATTGGTAAACTGGACAATGGGTTGACCTATTATATCCGCCAGAATAAAAAACCGGAACAAAAAGTTGAGTTGCGGCTTGCCCTGAATGCTGGTTCAATAGTTGAGGATAATGACCAGTTGGGACTAGCGCATATGGCAGAACATATGGCGTTTAACGGAACGAAGAATTTCAGGAAAAATGAGATTGTTTCTTTCTTACAGGATATCGGTGTTGGATTTGGCAGTGACTTGAATGCTTATACCGGATTTGAGGAGACAGTGTATATGCTGCCTATTCCGACGGACAAGCCCGATAACCTGGAAAAAGGTTTCCAGGTGCTGGAAGACTGGGCACACCAGGTCACCTACCTGGATGAAGATATAGAATCCGAGCGTGCGATTATACTTGAAGAATCCCGGTTAGGGAAAGGTGCGCAGGACCGGATGTTCAAACAGATTTATCCAAAATTATTTGCAGGATCAAAATATGCGCAACGCCTGCCTATCGGATCTGATAGTATTATCAGGAATTTTAAACCGGATGTGATCAGGCGCTTGTACAAAGACTGGTACCGGCCTAATTTAATGGCCGTTGTGGTGGTGGGCGATATTGAACCGGATCTGGCCCTGTCGATGATCAGAAAGCATTTTTCAGGAATGGTGAATCCGGCCAATGAAAGGAAAAGGGAAATGGTGGGCATTCCAGCCTATACAGCAAGTGAGGCATTGATTATAACAGATAAGGAAGCCACCAGTTATATGGTCAATGTAAACTATCCTATTAAACCTGCCTTGCCACAAAATACCGTGGGTGATTACCGCAACAGCCTGCTCAGGCAATTGTTTACAAGCATGCTTAACCAGCGATTACAGGAATTGACGCAGCAACCTAATCCACCATTCGTGGCTGCAGGCAGTGGCTTTGGGAATTTTATCAGGAGGCATGAGAATTTCAGGGCTTATGCGGCAGTAGGAACCGGTGATATCCAGCGTGCATTGGATGCGGTTATTGAAGAGATTGAAAGGGCCAGGAGATTTGGGTTTACCCTTCCGGAATTGGAGCGGGCAAAAAAATCGGCCATCATGGGCATGGAAAGAATGTATAATAACCGCGACAAAACAGAGTCTGAATTATTTGTAGATGAGTATGTAAGGAACTTCCTGAGCGGGGAGCCGATTCCGGGCATTGCAAAGGAATATAGTTTATATACTGAGCAGGTCCCGTTTATCAGCCTGGATGAAGTAAATGCAGTGGTGAAACAACTTACGGCAGATACGAACAGGTTGGTGTATGTAACAGGTCCGGAAAATAATGGGACAGCCAAATTGCCGCAGCCGGCAGATTTGCTGGCAACGATATCGGCGCGGGAAAAATCAGCCATTCAGCCCTACGTGGAAAAACTGGTGGCAACCAGTTTACTGAAAACGAAACCAATAGCAGGAAAGATCATCAGTCGCAAAGAAGATAAGGCCATGGGGGTTACCAACTTAGTATTGAGCAATGGTGTAACGGTAACCCTTAAATCAACGGACTTTAAAAATGACCAGGTCCTGATGGGGGCGACAAGGCCTGGCGGAAAAAATTATTATGGCGTTGCAGATAAATACAATGCAGAATATGCGGTGCCGGTGGTGTCGGCTATGGGTGTGGGTGAATTTAGTCCAACCGACCTGCGAAAAATGCTGGCAGGAAAAACAGTATCTGTGAGTCCGATCATCAGTGATGTTTCCGATGGCTTCAAAGGCAACTCAGGAAACAAGGATATTGAAACCATGTTCCAGCTGATTCATTTGTATGTTACCATGCCAAGGAAGGATACAGCCTTGTTCAGGTCTTTTGTACAGCGGAACAAATCACAGTATGCGGCACTTGGCTCCAATCCGCAGACTGCGTTTATCGATACGATGTTCAGTGTGATGTATAACAAAGATCCAAGGGCGCCGATCGCGGTTCCGAAGTCTGCTTATTTTGACCAGGTCAATCTTGACAGGTCGCTGGCGATCTATAAAGAGCGTGTAGGGGATGCCAGTGGTATGCATTTTGCCTTTGTTGGCAGCTTTTCTATTGATTCCATACTACCCCTTTTGGAAACCTATCTCGGAAGCTTACCATCCAGCGGGAAGAAATTTGTACCAAAAGATAATGGTGTTCGCCCGGTGAAGGGCAGCCGGACTTTAATGGTGAATAAAGGGAAGGAGCAAAAGAGCCTGATTTTGTCATTTTTTAATGGGGAGATCCCTTATAGCGAAGACCTGGAATTAAAGGCGCAGGCTTTGAGTGAAATTTTAAATATCCGGATCATTGAAGAATTCCGGGAGAAGATACAGGGCATCTATGGCGGCGGGTTGTATGCCAGTGTGGAGAAATATCCTTACAGCAATTATTCATTGGTATTGCAATTGCCCTGTGGGCCTGAAAAAGTAGATACTTTATTGAAAGCGACCAAACATGAGTTTAATGAGATCATCACCAGGGGACCGCAAGCCTCATACCTGGATAAAGTGAAAAAGCAATGGCTGGAAGCATATAAAACCAGTATGAAAGAAAATGGCACCTGGCTGAATGAAATCCTTGAGCAGCAATCGATAAAATCTGATCCGAAATATTTCCTTCAATATGAGCAGTTGGTTCAAAAGCTGACAGTGAAAGACGTTCAGGCGACGGCAAAGGTTTTATTAAACGGGAAGAACCAGTTTACTGCAGTTTTAATGCCGGAGCACGTTGAAAAAGCAGCACCAGGAACGAAAGCCTTTTAA
- a CDS encoding FkbM family methyltransferase: protein MKFSWPGKLFTRLKYPALKKQFDQARQYYAQLFIEPGGLVFDIGANVGDLSAVFLSMGQRVVACEPDPVNFQILKARFSRSKNITLLSKAVSHQSGEAVVYLSPAHGGSLSTLSKKRKEQLEGVEDAEGTITFEQGMPVETISLDAMISEFGCPCFIKIDVEGFEQEVLSGLSHPVPVLSFEANLPAFREETRQCLLRLKNLAPSALFNVSTDDRNLLFSQFQPYDYFVDWLENQEASYLDIFCRMEEGGKERKVMQ from the coding sequence TTGAAGTTTTCATGGCCGGGCAAGCTCTTCACCAGGCTGAAATATCCTGCATTAAAAAAGCAGTTTGACCAAGCCAGGCAATACTATGCACAGTTATTTATTGAACCTGGTGGATTGGTTTTTGATATTGGTGCCAATGTGGGAGACCTGAGTGCTGTGTTCTTGTCGATGGGCCAAAGAGTTGTGGCCTGTGAGCCCGATCCGGTAAATTTTCAAATATTGAAGGCGCGGTTTTCGCGAAGTAAAAACATCACGCTTCTATCAAAGGCAGTTTCCCATCAATCCGGAGAAGCAGTAGTTTATTTGTCACCAGCGCATGGTGGGTCCTTGTCTACCCTTAGTAAAAAAAGAAAGGAACAACTTGAAGGCGTTGAGGATGCAGAAGGCACAATAACTTTTGAACAGGGGATGCCTGTTGAAACCATTTCACTGGATGCAATGATCAGTGAATTTGGTTGTCCCTGTTTTATCAAAATAGATGTGGAGGGTTTTGAGCAGGAAGTGTTGTCAGGATTATCGCATCCTGTTCCGGTTTTAAGTTTTGAGGCCAATCTTCCGGCATTCAGAGAAGAGACCCGGCAATGTTTATTGCGATTGAAGAATTTAGCGCCTTCGGCTTTATTTAATGTTTCAACGGATGACCGAAACTTGTTATTTAGCCAGTTTCAACCCTACGATTATTTTGTGGACTGGCTGGAAAACCAGGAAGCTTCCTATTTAGATATTTTTTGCAGGATGGAGGAAGGTGGTAAAGAGAGAAAGGTTATGCAATAG